Within the Cyprinus carpio isolate SPL01 chromosome B18, ASM1834038v1, whole genome shotgun sequence genome, the region tttcttacaaaaatgcatcaattcgctacaggaggcctttgttcaccccccggggctgtgtgagacacttttttttatatatagatgggcgctttttatttaaaatcttttggactgaagcaatgcaacacccgctgactgcaatgatagagcttgaaagatcaaagacaatttttaatataactaggactgtattcgtctgaaagtagaaagtcatatacacctaggatgccttgggggtgattaaaatgcagcctaattctcatttttgggtgaactaaccctttaactcatcaagtaaaacatttcacaaagaaTCTGGCTTCAAATGTTAAAACAGATAGGGCTTTGGACACATTCTGGTTGTCAAACGTTACTGGAACATTATCATAATGTGTATACCTCTGTGAACCTGAAGTGAAGTGAATTTAGTGGCCAAATACAGTGCTATTTTTGTAGCTTATGAGATTTTGTTGCTCTCACCCTCAGATACTTGTGTGCTATTACTGACAACTAGTTTAAAAAAGAGAATTAAATCCACTactgtgctattttttttatagcttatGAGATTTTTTTCACCACTGTATTGTGTGCTAAGTTATCTAATTTTCTTATTAAGCTgacaattaataatatttataataataataataataataataataataataataataataataataaagataaagtgATTGActtagattaaaaataaagataaggCATATACTTAAAGGAGGGAGAAACAAAGAATTCATGTCATATTGTTGCTCTGCTGTGGCAGGTCCAAAAAATGAATCCATGCAGACCGGGGGCaattttttgagcaatgttgccgggCAACTATGGTTAATGTTGGCATCAACAGCCAACCAGGTGAGACGCAGGGCACACAtctgatctaaagtatccagatagaaatttgttacccattctcagtgggaaagtgcccaagAATCATTGATCAAAAAAAGTTCCccggcaaaattgctcaaaaagttgtcCCATGTATCATCAGCTTTAGACTCCCAAAGGTCAGATTTATAGTGACACTGAGATTCTGAGCAAATGGTTCATCAGAGATTCCTTTAATGTTAGTCTTATCTTCAATACAAATGCATACACATCAATTTCAGCTAAAATCACATAGAATTACTATAGCAATAAACATCacaatacgaaaaaaaaaatgctggtctTCAAGCAGGGAAGAGGTACATTCACCCTACAcacgcacgcaaacacacacacacacacacacacacacacacacacacacacacacacacacacacagagagagagagagagagagagagagagagagagagagagagagagagagagagagagagagatctccaACATCCACACAGGAATAGATAAAAATGGAAATTCACATGACTATACAACACTAATATAATGTGCTTGTGAAAGCTTGCATTCAAGGACTGTGGTGATGTCTTGGTGACAGGAGAGTggtttgttctatttttttttatttttgtttttactaaaaGCACAAATGCCTATACAAACAAGCCAGCATTACTCAGTATAAATATTCTTCATCCAAAATCAGTGCAGCACCTTCTTCATCTGTTTTTCAGGCTTTATCTGGTCTATTTAACACCTGGTCGAAATTACGCATGGGCTTTATGACAAAAAGCCTCTTTGCAGTATTCaaagaatgttatttatttttttttgttaatgttttattttgttaccttgtacCTCAAAGGTCCAGCTGTGAAGTACAGGtcaatgattctttttttttttttttttgttccttaatAATTTTAGAGATATAAAATGGAGTAAAACATTCTTTGACAAGTGGTTCAGTTTTCTTTTGTGGTGTTTTCCTTTTTGAAAAAGTCTTTCGGTAAACTTGATCTATTGGATTCCCCTGAACAGACACATGGCGAACACCATTGCGAAAAGctgttgagaaaagaaacaaacatcttATATAGATCCATATGAAAGTAAACAAACAATTATGAATCATTCAAATAGTTTTGCTTGATTTAGTTATATAAAATAGACAAATTAAATCTTAAGGGCCCCtgacttgttaaaaaaaagaagcttaatTCCCCTTCCCTGCTAAATTGAAACTGTtctgttaatcattttaaagggacagttcacctaaaaattaactCACCTGGagtaattctgtcattaatcattcaaaacccgtaagacctaCAAATAAagtctttatatttgttttcattgcgcataaaaagtattcttgtaacttcataaaattacagttgaaccactgatgtcacatggactattttaatgatttacttACTACTTTTCTAGGCCTCGAACATGGTAGCTGCATTGCTGTCTAAGGAGGGTcaaaaagctcttggatttcatcaaaaatatcttaatttgtgttccgaagatgaacaaaggtcttacaggtttggaacaacatgacggtgagtaattaatgacagaattgtgatttatgagtgaattatccctttaatttgtATTGTATGGCATGATGATTCTCAGAAGTCACTCACTTCTGCTGTCTGCCTCCAGCACATTACCACATGAGGGCAGCAATGATTCAATTTACAGGACTGTCTCTCTTCTGTTAAACTCAATCTCATGTGTCTGTGGCCATTCTCTCAATATCTATCCTATTTTCAACAGTTTTAAACTATTCTCTGAGATAATGTCAATGGAACAGACATTTAATGCCATACCTCAATCGTGAGTACAACAATAGCCAGGGCACCAGCAACATAGATGTACATCTCAAAGTAGTCCACAACTGCTGAATAGCAGCCCTGCAGatccaaacacaaagaaaaacattttcatttgtacaatattgtgaaataatgccAATATATAGACACGTATccaagttgtttttaaataaaaaaaaaaaagaatctcaaAAAAGTGCATacgacttgtgcactatattctgCTGTGACCAGTTCACTGAGTTTGAATGAGTGGATGAATCATTGCTTTGATCTCTTCCATTAGTTTTTTCAGACTTTTCTTTTTAGTTCATTTCAATTTTTCAGACTTCTCACAAGCAACAActgataattttttcatttatactttCAAACAATTGCTTACTCTCACTAagaacaaaaccaaccaatatttcaatctcttaatagaacagtACAAACAACAGTACAATTGAACAGGCTGCACATTTATTCTCACagtctcattttcattcctgtcaaaaatgaaatatggtGCCATCTTGACTATAGTTACATCTAAATCCAGAGGATCGCTAAGGCATTAGACATATAAGTATGACTTTTGTTACAGATGCTTTGAAAAAAATGAACAGTCCTGCTTTTGAAATGTACTGGACAGTTTGATCAAGAATCAAACTGACTCTGATCTGATATCAAATGAACATCTGACTGAAGGAGAAGATTATCACTGAACAATGATTCAACAATTAGCCATTCTTTCACACAAaactaccaaaattactccagaTGACTGAATACAGCACACAAGTCATGGactattttatagtgtttttttgtttgtttgtttttttcataattatgatgTTAAACAGCTGtgaaatgtgtaaacatttttcaaaatgacaatttttttttattttacaaatacacTAATaagggtttggaactacatgagggtgagtcaacTTGTAACTTTTTTAATACAAGTATGCATGACTAGAGGACATCTGTCTTAAAACACATGCGGACCCTTACTTAAGTTTTACTGCCCCTGCTCGCTTTCACAGAAActctcacacgcactcacattcCCCAGACACTGAGAACATGGAAAAGCACTAGTCAGCATTTGGAGAGCTGAAGCTGAATGGTAACCCTATTCCTCTTTTCCTGTTTTTCTGCTCTAGTTAAATCTGAGCTATGAGCTTTTGAGCAGGCAGAGGGGATGTGACGTATACAGAAGTATAAGAGCCCACCTTGTTGTTCCGGTATAGCATGCTGCCTGACAGGCATTCCTCCCTGTTACTGAAGCCTGCTTCTCCAACATGACTATTCCTACGACAGCAGGCCTCAGGCACCACTTCACCAGGGTTTATAAACCTGAAGATGCTTTCCTCAAAGTCCTCTGGACTGTTCACTCCACAGCAGTCAAACTAGAGGGATGCAGAGCCAGGcaaataatagttaaaataagCTCATTTTTGAGCATTGAGGTATTGATGGGTCAAATAAGTTTGATAAACACTGATTCGCAGTAGCTGATGTTTAAGGAACAAACAAGACCTACTGTATTCATAATGGCGTTCCACGTTGATGTGAAGACATCAGTGTTGTTGTAGCCTTGGTAGTGCCTCTTCAGTTCCTTAGTAAAGTATTCTCTGGTcagctgtacacacacacacacgcacaaattaAAATACTAGAGATATTAGCAGCATGCCAACACTGAAAACATGAAGCTGCCTCAACATGTTGGACATGGTCACTCACATGTTCCCGGAAGATGAAGGCGAGAATGGCTGCCGCCAGCTCTGCCAGGAATATAATGAGGATCAGCATGAAGAACTGCAGAGAAAGGAGGATTTTGTGACACAGGCTGTGTTTGGGTCAGACAACTCTATTTACTAACAGACTAAATCCTGTCTGTATGAATAACTGCTATGAAACAGGACTGTATTttgatacactcttaaaaattgcGGTTCTCTAAATGGGTTTGCACAACAATGCCATGAAAGAATCATTttgggtttcccaaagaacctttcagtgaagagttcttaaaagaaccattcttTTCTTAGTGtgagaaacattttaataatttaaagaacctttttccactgtaaagaaccttatGTCCAAAGGAAAGGTTTTCAAGGTTCTTTATGGTACCATAGATGTATGTAGCCTATTGAAACATAGTGTCCTCTCCAATATACTGTGACTCACAAAAAGCAGCAAACACTTGTTTTCTCGTATGGCGCCGCAGCAGCCCAGGAAGCCCAGCAGGAACAGCATGCTCCCCATGGCCAGGATGATGTAGACGCCTGTGAAGAGAAGGGGGTTGGCTGCCACTATCTCCCTAAAACCCGTGGGGTCCACCACCACCCACACCCCAACACCAAGGAGGAAGGAGCCACCCAGCTGTGGAGATTgagagataaagaaaaaaaagacatttagtaTTACTATATTACAGTTTGTgttatttttcactgttttataaagcaaaaaagaaatCCATTTCTTCTCATTTGCCTAAAAGGCAAACTtacattttcaatacatttatttaaacttatgcAGTGGCTACAGTAAAATTAGGGAGGTTTACCTAGGGTTGATAAAGGGGCTATAGTGAGTAATATTTAAAGGCAtaagtcacccaaaaatgaaaaccctcatgtcgttctaaacctatatgacttttcTTTGTGGAACATATTATGAAATGtctcaaaatgcttttttttgtccatacaatggaagtcaatggtaaccacaactgtttggttaccaattattttgttcaaaatatcttgataaaatgatgaattttgggtaaactattccttgaATGATGATAAATATTGCTCCTGGCATACAATATAACATTTACACTTTACACACCCTTTGCAACATCCAAAATAATTTCCTAcctattacagaaaaaaataaataataataattattacagttCAGTCATTCTGCATCTTCCCCATTTCCTAGCCAACCATTTTGGTTCAGTTTTTAGCAACAGTAAGTCTTTTAATGAGGGCTTAAGACTCTTCAACAAacgaacatttttgtttttatggaaaatatatttttacttaatcagCAGTAACTGAAAAGCCTTGAACAAGGCTGAAAATCTTCAGAAAGTCAAAAAAAATGAGGATTTTCAGTAGCAACTTcagtaattttcatttaattttcacagtatccatatttttatttttaatggaatttaatGTTAGCTCCTTGTTATAATCATATTCACATACCATAGTAATTACACGATTACACATCAGATAATACCATTGGTATTTTAGTGAATTAGTAGAATTGTTTTAGATAAAGGATTCTACTAATGGCACAAAATTACATTCTTACATTCAAGACACATTCTATGAAAGCAATATGCAGTAATATTCACATAACATCCtctaataaaataacacttttaaacattaaataaaaaagataatgatTGCTGATTATTTTGCAAGTGCAGGATTAATGATTgtgataaatatgaaaaattatcatGCACCACAAACTGCTGAGTTGTATGCACATTCCTTGGTAAAGTGAACACAAAGGTTAACGTGCTACCGAGCAGAGAGAGTATACTAATGGGCTCGACTgctgaaaataaatcatttttgagcAAACGGCTACTGAAAGTGAATGCTTCCAGAGAGGAGGGGGAAGGTGAATGGATAGAGGAGCTTGAGGAGTTTTAACAGGCGAGTCAAAGACAGTCGAGTGGGGGCTGGGAAACGCTGCTGTTTCTTTTTGCAGCTTCCCACAATCCTCTACCTGTCAAAGTGATACCCTTCCTCCACACCATCGTTcatagacacacatacacacacacattcacagatgaAGGTTTGAGCAGACACCAGACTGGTGATTAAGCAGCTCAagaagtgtgtgtgcgtgtgtgtgtgtgtgtgtgtgtgtgtgtgtgtgtgtgtgtgtgtgtgtgtgtataggtttGTGTGGTGGGTTTTGAGATAAGAGCCTCGCACAAAAACATGTTCCTCAGTCTCTCTCTCCTGTGAGCCAAACCTGGGATTCTTTTCATGGATGACATTAGCAATGTGTCTGTCAAGCGGAGTCCTGTCACAGCAGCTATTTTTGTCATAAACAGAATCCATAAACAGCTTGACTGTATCActgaataaatatgagcagctGTTTTCGCCTTATTAAATGGATTTCAGAGAAttatattagcatttttgaacaaaaacaagCTATTTTATTGTTGGCGTTGCACTTACGTGTGTACATCACATTATTCTCACTGTTGGGAGATAATTAATTCAGTCAAACGAAATGAGTCCAAATCTTTCTCTGTCTATGCCAATCCCACAGTGGCCATTTATATTGTCAACCTAGATAGATGATCAAAGAAGCACTTTCTGTCTCTTCCCTCCTTCTCTCCCTGTATCTTCccctttttgttttgaaatgtctaAACAAATAGTTGTTCTGCTACAAATCTGTGAATCCTAACAGCTGAATTTTGGGGGAAATATAGTCAAAGAATATCTCTGTGAAAAATTTGTACACTTTTGCATACTTTTAAAGAGGGCTAAAGGCACACCTTAAGAAAAAAATTGCTTTTCGATGTGCCTATaatgtataattgcagaaaaatatatatgtttgtattaaaCATTAATGGAGCAACAGAATATATGAGGTGGCAAGGGGCAAACCAGCATGGGGCAAAAGGCACACAGTATTGatacaaatacttaaaataatgttgttgtttttttaaaataatgtctaaGTTAAtaattgttcaaaacaatcactttagcaa harbors:
- the LOC109083254 gene encoding tetraspanin-18-like, whose translation is MGLGEASARGTSMEGDCLSCIKYLMFVFNFLIFLGGSFLLGVGVWVVVDPTGFREIVAANPLLFTGVYIILAMGSMLFLLGFLGCCGAIRENKCLLLFFFMLILIIFLAELAAAILAFIFREHLTREYFTKELKRHYQGYNNTDVFTSTWNAIMNTFDCCGVNSPEDFEESIFRFINPGEVVPEACCRRNSHVGEAGFSNREECLSGSMLYRNNKGCYSAVVDYFEMYIYVAGALAIVVLTIELFAMVFAMCLFRGIQ